A genome region from Triticum aestivum cultivar Chinese Spring chromosome 2B, IWGSC CS RefSeq v2.1, whole genome shotgun sequence includes the following:
- the LOC123044447 gene encoding cilia- and flagella-associated protein 251-like, whose translation MATECEVNKSRRFDRGMSRRTRKPVSLVACYEDRYVPPLARQLLHEAKLKRLLQCEDIKELRAPQQCEDAEQQLEIPQAPQECEGVEKKAPEQYQDEQEKKPQQYEDGEQEKKPHLHQDEEQNVPKQYQDEEETGQQQQDDDAPEQCLDEDQKTPEQYQDKELEEEEEEEEEEQNIPEQYQDEELEEDQKTPEQYQDEELETEEEEQNIPERYQDEEEEEDEQNIPEQYLDEEQKIAQQYQDEKASEECHVEEQTAPEKCQDEEEKTGKQCQDGDEKASEQYQDGDEKTSEQHQDEEQKAPRGGQDTKQKTLAQRLSVKKPITPPPAGDVPRLSLLELIREKQLGTGEAKAGRDLGYGENAIADHRAAAAAAGGTTLAMVIRRPDGGKKKSPGIVRRCVKALNQMIKAKHGSKKSVPFKEV comes from the coding sequence ATGGCCACCGAGTGTGAGGTGAACAAATCTCGCCGCTTCGATCGCGGCATGTCGAGGCGGACACGAAAACCAGTGAGCCTCGTCGCTTGTTATGAAGATCGGTATGTGCCGCCCCTGGCACGACAGCTGCTCCACGAGGCCAAGCTGAAGAGATTGCTCCAGTGCGAAGATATAAAAGAGCTGCGGGCACCTCAGCAATGTGAAGATGCAGAGCAGCAGCTGGAGATTCCACAGGCACCACAGGAGTGTGAAGGTGTTGAGAAGAAGGCACCAGAGCAATATCAAGATGAGCAAGAGAAGAAACCACAGCAATATGAAGATGGAGAGCAGGAGAAGAAACCACATCTGCACCAAGATGAGGAGCAGAACGTACCAAAGCAATATCAAGATGAGGAGGAGACAGGACAGCAACAGCAAGATGATGATGCGCCAGAGCAATGCCTAGATGAGGATCAAAAGACACCGGAGCAATACCAAGATAAGGAgttggaggaagaggaggaagaggaggaggaggagcaaaaCATACCAGAGCAATACCAAGATGAGGAGTTGGAGGAGGATCAAAAGACACCAGAGCAATACCAAGATGAGGAGttggagaccgaggaggaggagcAAAACATACCAGAGCGATaccaagacgaggaggaggaagaggatgagcaAAACATACCGGAGCAATATCTTGATGAAGAGCAAAAGATAGCACAACAATACCAAGATGAGAAGGCATCAGAGGAATGCCATGTTGAGGAGCAAACGGCACCAGAGAAATGCCAAGACGAGGAAGAGAAGACAGGCAAACAATGCCAAGATGGGGATGAGAAGGCATCAGAGCAATATCAAGACGGAGATGAGAAAACATCAGAGCAACATCAAGATGAGGAACAAAAGGCACCGCGGGGAGGCCAAGACACGAAGCAGAAGACCCTGGCGCAGCGCCTAAGCGTGAAGAAGCCGATCACGCCGCCACCTGCGGGTGACGTGCCACGGCTTTCCCTCCTGGAGCTGATACGGGAGAAGCAGCTTGGCACCGGAGAAGCAAAAGCTGGCAGGGACTTGGGCTACGGGGAGAATGCCATTGCTGACcatagagcagcagcagcagcagctggcggCACAACATTGGCCATGGTGATAAGGAGGCCCGACGGAGGGAAGAAGAAGTCGCCGGGAATCGTCCGCCGGTGCGTGAAGGCCTTGAACCAGATGATCAAGGCCAAGCATGGGTCCAAGAAGAGCGTACCTTTCAAGGAGGTATGA